The nucleotide sequence CGTTTGAAACTCCCATTTCGAGTCCACAGAGTATCAAAAAAGTAATCATGTGGACTAACCCGGTAGAAAGCTACAGTGGAATGGTTCATTTCTACTATGACAACCAGGATTTGAATGAGATTGAAGAAGCAGATCTAGGATTGATGATCAAGGACCTTAATGAAGAATGGATCCTATTGGACAGTAATTTGAACGAGCAGGTAAAGAAGATGACGTTTAATTTTTCAAACCCAACACACATAACCGCTATAACAGCAACCAGCAAACAGTCTTTAAGTTCATCTGAAATTAGAGAAGCAGACATTCAAGTATTCCCAAATCCCACGACATCTACCGTTACCATAGCTTACGATAAAGCGATAAATGTCCAGGTCTTTAATATGCTAGGCAGTTCCATCCTTAAGACGTCTAGCAATAACATAGATCTTTCGTCTTTAAGTACAGGTACCTACGTACTCCAAATAATGGACCAACAAACTGGTGGTTCCATCTATAAAAAAATCATCAAAAACTAACTACAGTCTATACCACTGGATAAACTGATTGGTGATTTTACTTCCTTAAACTTCCAGAATCTAATCTGAGTGTCGGCATATTTTTATGCCACGTATCTAAGTGAATATATCGCTTTCGCGAAAGCGAATACATTAATCTACAGGCCAATACGATCATTTTACACCTTCTTGAAAGAGAAAATCACTTGGAAAATCAATAGATGGTTACCATTTATTATTAGAGAAGACCATTAAAAATGATTTTGGAATGTTAAGCCAAAATGTTTATTGGTCATCCTTATTCCTATGTAAGAATAAAACTCACGAAAGAGTTGAATCCTTCAGCACTCTCCACACCATTGAAGCCTAAGTTTTCCAAATTACTCAAGTCATAATATCACAATTTATCACGATTAAAACTATCGATACGGTAATTATGATCACAAATAGTTGCTGTATTAATAAATATATTCAGAAATAAATAGTAAATTACTGCTAGATAACAATCCTTAAATCTGCTACTTATGAAAAATCTACTTTTAGGGTTCATGCTGGCTATTGCAGGCATCTCCACAGCTCAAGTCTCCATGGAGATAAATGGATTCTCTTCCATTAAAATTGATAGTGACGCGATGATAGAGATAAGGTACGCGCCAACTTCTAAGATTCAGTTCAATGGTAATATGGAAGATATGAAATCAATGATCTCTTCAACTTCAAATAGATTGCAGGTTAATGGTGGTAATTCTGCCACAAAAATCAGAATCTACACTAGAGACTTGAATGCCATACAAATATCTGGCGCGGCAAATGTTACTGTGAATGGTTTTAA is from Nonlabens sp. YIK11 and encodes:
- a CDS encoding T9SS type A sorting domain-containing protein — its product is MLKITFLFLFSATIATAQDLTLTSGSSLSINDGGSLYINGAELQPSTNYDLQGPNEVTSFETPISSPQSIKKVIMWTNPVESYSGMVHFYYDNQDLNEIEEADLGLMIKDLNEEWILLDSNLNEQVKKMTFNFSNPTHITAITATSKQSLSSSEIREADIQVFPNPTTSTVTIAYDKAINVQVFNMLGSSILKTSSNNIDLSSLSTGTYVLQIMDQQTGGSIYKKIIKN
- a CDS encoding GIN domain-containing protein, yielding MKNLLLGFMLAIAGISTAQVSMEINGFSSIKIDSDAMIEIRYAPTSKIQFNGNMEDMKSMISSTSNRLQVNGGNSATKIRIYTRDLNAIQISGAANVTVNGFNALDRLTVMTNESASLDLGNTRINDLSINQNGNSNVTATGATSKTVIKDGMVVSSR